The sequence below is a genomic window from Nitrosomonas sp..
CATTCCTGAGAAAACGTTCCCATAGTTCAGCCAACATTGACATTTTAATTAATGGTTCTTTGGACACCCATGATGTCCTGAGCATGCTTAATGGGAACGGCAAAAGTAATCATGGCGCCCTGATGTTGCCGCATTGCGGTAAAAATCCCAATTACACTGCCTTTATCATTGAATACCGGACCTCCGCTATTACCTGGTCCAGTAGCGTTCACAGTCAGTTGATACGAATCTCCGGCCATGCTCAAGTATTCACTGACCGATTCGGAGGGATTGCTTGCCGTATTGGAAAATACTTTGCCAACATTTCCGGTTGTTACTGTCGGTTCAGGCACTGAACGAATCTCGCCTCTGCGATTTAAAAAATCCTGAGACTCCAGTTTCACCAAAACATCAGGAGAAATACCTGGATAACCCATGACTGTAATTTGATCGCCAGCAGAAACTGGTGTTACTGGATCTATTTGAACAGCCTGCAACTGTTGGGGCACATCTACTTTAATCAACGCGACATCAGCGGTATCAGAAACGCGTACCAGATTGGCGGGAATTCTCAGAGAAGATTTGGGAAATGTGACCTCAAGAAAATCGTGTCTGCCATGTACGACCTTACCTTGAATTGATAGTTGCTTATATATTTCAGATGGTATCCAGTCCGGCATAGCTTTCACAACTGGATCATTTTCATTAATGATTCTGGGATCGCATTTTTGGTTGCCAGTACATACAAGTAATCCTGGAAATTGAAAAGAATAGCTTGTCTCCCAGCCTGCAGCAACATGGCGATTCGTCAGAATAAACCCCTGACCATGTACTACAAATCCAGTGCCTGTTCCGATTCCTCCAATCGGCCTACCCGAATCAAAGTTCAATGCGGGTGTCAATTTACCATTGTTGTACTCATAAACTGGGCCAGCTTTCTGGCATTGACCATTCGATTGTTTTTCGATACATGTCAGTGTCTGATATACCTGCTCGCCTGAGTCAACATGTATGAGTTTCCAGCTAGTCTCGATGTAAACAGTCGATGGGCCGTACAATCGCGATATTTCAGTAGCCGACATGGGCGCACTGGCTCTTATTTCTTCCAGTTGCCGCGCTTGTTCAGCTTGAGCTGCAGCCATATTCGTATCGAATGTATTCTGCAATTCCTGTTTATCTTGAGCGCCTTGATACCAGAAATAACCCACGACAAGTGCTATTACGGTAAAAATGCCGGCACTGATATTGATCATTCTTTTTCGGGTGCTTGTTTCTGCCTGACTTACCCTGCGTTCTAATGTTGCATGACCAATACCCTGTTTAACCGGTGTGGTTGCGTGTATTGTGCTTTTTTCTTCGGTATGTATTGCTTTACTCTGAACAGTTTCACGTTGTTGAGTTGGCATTGCTGCAGAAGGACTTTCAGCCTGGCGTGTTTTCTTTGCAACCGGAGGTGGATCCATTTCAAAAACAAATTTTGGACCATCTTTGCCGAGCTGAACTGTATCTCCAGATTGTAAAGTTACTGATTCGGTTACTTTTTGTCCATTAACAAATGTGCCATTGCTACTGTTCAAATCGGTGAGTAAAAACTGATTATTATTATCTGGCGTAATTTGTAAATGTGTACGGCTGACAAGATCATCTTTTTCTGGATCATATTTGACTTGGCAACTTTCTTCCGAGCGCCCAAAAGTTAACGTATTAAAGGGCATTTCAAAGGTTTCAGTTTGATCGGCTTTGGTTCCGGTGATGTGTTTTATGACTATTTTTTGCATCCGTACATTCCTTGTTAGTTAACAGTTTGGCCTGAACATGAATTAGAAAAATGGCTCAATGATTGAATATGTTTTGAATCCTTGGATGACCATATACGAGAATGTCCAATTCTACAATACGTTATTTACAGTTGTTAAGTTTTACATAAAATAAGAAATAAAAAATTTTTCATTGCGGATACAATCTGGATCGTTGCAATCCTGTTAAAATTACGCGAACTTATCCTGTTTTTATGTTCAATTAAAGAACAGTTTAAAATAGCGATAATAATCTATTGCTAACTAATCAAAAGTCTGCGAGATACCATGCGATTGCTTTTCCTGTTTGTATTTCTGACATGTGCGGGACTGCTTGGCTACGCCCAGTACTTGCAACATGTTGAAAACCTGTTGCCCTGTCCGCTCTGCGTGGCGCAACGGCTGGCGTACTGGGTACTCGGGTTGACGGCATTACTTGCATTTATTCGTAATCCCCAGTTGCTTGCGCGCAAGATTTATGGTTTTTTCATGACGGTTTTTGCGTTGATCGGCGCAGTTGTGGCATTCCGCCAATCCTGGCTGATTCGTTACCCTGAATCGTTTGAGTGCGGTATCAGTCCGGAAGAAGCCTTTCTCAATTCGTTACCGATTGCACAATGGTGGCCGGGAATGTTTGAAGCGAACGGTGATTGCACTGATGTCGACTGGGAGTTTCTGTCTTTGACAATACCGGACTGGTCATTCCTCGCTTTTGTGTGTCTTGGGGTATTATCGGTGTATGTTTTATTGGTCGGAAGAGAAGGATAATTTCAGTTCATTTTTTCTTCAAAATATTTAGTTTAATGCTTGCATTCTATTTTTTTATTGATATAATGATAATCATTCTCATTCGCGTTAATAAAAATAGTTATGGGCAATTTAGTCAAAATTTCGGCACAACCGGACATTCCAGTTACCCCACATTTAACCGCTTTACCGGTACAGGACAAGATTATAGATAGCAGCACTTTGTTTATCCGGGGCAATGTCGTGTTAATTCAACATCGCGGTGATTGTTATGTATTGCGACGAACGCGCAATGGTAAGTTGATTCTGACTAAATAAAACAAAGTTTTTTTTTGCCGTTGGGGTTGGCCCTTTCTCCTTTGACCACGGCACTTTGGCAAGCCAGCCTGTTCCTTTCCAGGCAAGCCAGCCTTTTTTGTCAGGAGATTTCACATATGAAATTCATGAAGAAATTGGTCTTTGATTTGGTATCGCCTGCTACAGGACACGCAGCAGTCCCGATTTCACCTTTCTTTGTTTTAGCCCGCTTCGAAACACTGTTTGACACGGCTTTACGTGGGATGAACAATGTTGCTCGGAAAGCAAACACGATTAGCCTCGCTTCAACTAAAAAAACATCCGCTGTTTCGATACCGCTTATCAAAGCATCTACGCCTGTTTTCGACAAGCGCGATGCACATTTGGCGGGGCGGTCTGTGCTCTGTGTCGGTGGACAAGAGCACTTGTATCCGGCTTATCGCCAGATTGTAGAAGATGCTGGTGGTCATTTTCTGAGTTTCCACAGTCGTCTGGATACGTCCTTAAGCGAGTTGCACAAATTGCTGAACATTTCTGATATGGTCATCTGCCCGATAGACTGTATCCGACATGAAGCTTTCTTTGTAACGAAACGCTACTGCGACCGTTTCCGCAAACCTTGCGTTATGTTGGATAAGTCCAGAGTCACGACGTTTTATAATGGTATTCGGATGTTAAAGAATTTACAATGACATGAAATGTTCAATTGATTTTATATTCTAGAGAAAAAATGCATCATGGCCTCAATAGGTTTTCGTTCTATTTTTCTTAATGTTGTTTTCTTGATACTTGCAGGGACAGCATTCTCGTCACAGGCAGCCATTCGAGAATACTGGATTGCCGCAGAAAAAATGCCCTGGAATTATGCACCCAGCGGAAAAAACCAGATTGCTGAAAAAGATGGACTGGATGTCTGGGGCGAGACACTTGTCTATCAGAAATACCGTTATGTGGGCTATCACGATAAGGATTTTTCCAAACCCATATCACAGCCTGAATGGATGGGCATCCTGGGTCCGCAAATCCGTGCCGAAGTCGGGGATACGGTCAATGTCCATTTTCTGAATAAAACCGACCGGCCGCTTTCAATACACCCGCATGGCATGCTTTACGACAAGGATAACGAGGGTGCCGACGGCGGCAAGGGCGCGCTGGTTTTGCCGCAGAAACGATATACTTATACCTGGATTGTTGATGAAGCATCCGGCCCGGGTCCTAATGATCCATCTTCTATTGTCTGGCTTTACCATTCGCATGTGATGGCGGAAGAGGAAATGAACCTGGGATTGGTTGGCACGATTGTGGTGACACGGAAAGGAATGGCGCGCTCAAGTGAAGACCCGTCGCCCAATGATGTCGATCGAGAATTTACCGCGTTATATATGATTTTTGATGAAGAAGACGGGGAAGAAAGCGGTCTGAAACATGCCGTTAATGGCCGCATTTTTGGCAACCTGAGTGGATACGAAACCTATCTGGGAGAAAAGGCGCGCTGGCATATTGTTGCTTTGGGTAACGAAGAGGATAATCATACTATTCATTGGCATGGACAGACGGTTCTACATCATGGACGTCGAACCGATGTTATTGAGGTCATGCCAGCCAGCATGGCGACCGTCGATATGGTCACGCGCTCACCCGGAAACTGGTTATTTCATTGCCATGTCAATGATCATATGATGGCAGGGATGTCGACACGATGGATTGTCCATAATCCACAATAATTCAACCAAAGGGCCACAGTCTATCGATTTTATTCTCAGAATTATCAAGCAGACAAATTAAAGTTTCTTTTGATTAAGTCGTTGAAAGATTTTTCCAACCTTTGATTGTTGAGTTCTGTACTATGAGAATAAAAGTAAACTTTAAATCCGGCCATCAACAGACTTTTATTGTTCCAAAGACTATGCTTGCAACGGATTTCCGCCATTTGGCAGAAGACATTGGTGGCAAAATAGAAAATATAGAATTTTCATTAACAAATAACCCTGGCAATTTATACGATTCAGAACTTAAAGAGCCACTGCTGTCACCCGAATAAACAAACCAAAAAGACGCGATACTCCCTGGTTTATGTGATGCAACACATTATTCCAGGGAAAGCATCTTACTTCTCCCTAGAACGGAATATCATCTTCCATATCATCAAATCCATTGTTGTTTCTATTGGTTGAAGACTGGCCAGAAGCGTGCTCATTGCCCTCCTTGCCGGATGAATCAAAACTGTCACTGCCTGAACGGCTTCCGAGCATTTTCATGTCAGTAGCGATGACTTCTGTTGTATAACGATCCATGCCGTTTTTATCGGTCCATTTTCGGGTCTCTAGTTTTCCCTCAATATAGACTGAGCGCCCTTTCTTCAAATACTCACCGGCAATTTCAGCCAATTTCCGGTAAAAAGTAACACGATGCCATTCTGTTTTTTCCTGTTTCTCGCCATTTTTGTCTTTCCAGACTTCA
It includes:
- a CDS encoding disulfide bond formation protein B, translated to MRLLFLFVFLTCAGLLGYAQYLQHVENLLPCPLCVAQRLAYWVLGLTALLAFIRNPQLLARKIYGFFMTVFALIGAVVAFRQSWLIRYPESFECGISPEEAFLNSLPIAQWWPGMFEANGDCTDVDWEFLSLTIPDWSFLAFVCLGVLSVYVLLVGREG
- the ssb gene encoding single-stranded DNA-binding protein, which produces MASVNKVILIGNLGKDPETRYMSSGDAVTNITVATTEVWKDKNGEKQEKTEWHRVTFYRKLAEIAGEYLKKGRSVYIEGKLETRKWTDKNGMDRYTTEVIATDMKMLGSRSGSDSFDSSGKEGNEHASGQSSTNRNNNGFDDMEDDIPF
- a CDS encoding hemin uptake protein HemP translates to MGNLVKISAQPDIPVTPHLTALPVQDKIIDSSTLFIRGNVVLIQHRGDCYVLRRTRNGKLILTK
- a CDS encoding trypsin-like peptidase domain-containing protein, which encodes MQKIVIKHITGTKADQTETFEMPFNTLTFGRSEESCQVKYDPEKDDLVSRTHLQITPDNNNQFLLTDLNSSNGTFVNGQKVTESVTLQSGDTVQLGKDGPKFVFEMDPPPVAKKTRQAESPSAAMPTQQRETVQSKAIHTEEKSTIHATTPVKQGIGHATLERRVSQAETSTRKRMINISAGIFTVIALVVGYFWYQGAQDKQELQNTFDTNMAAAQAEQARQLEEIRASAPMSATEISRLYGPSTVYIETSWKLIHVDSGEQVYQTLTCIEKQSNGQCQKAGPVYEYNNGKLTPALNFDSGRPIGGIGTGTGFVVHGQGFILTNRHVAAGWETSYSFQFPGLLVCTGNQKCDPRIINENDPVVKAMPDWIPSEIYKQLSIQGKVVHGRHDFLEVTFPKSSLRIPANLVRVSDTADVALIKVDVPQQLQAVQIDPVTPVSAGDQITVMGYPGISPDVLVKLESQDFLNRRGEIRSVPEPTVTTGNVGKVFSNTASNPSESVSEYLSMAGDSYQLTVNATGPGNSGGPVFNDKGSVIGIFTAMRQHQGAMITFAVPIKHAQDIMGVQRTIN
- a CDS encoding DUF2325 domain-containing protein, yielding MKFMKKLVFDLVSPATGHAAVPISPFFVLARFETLFDTALRGMNNVARKANTISLASTKKTSAVSIPLIKASTPVFDKRDAHLAGRSVLCVGGQEHLYPAYRQIVEDAGGHFLSFHSRLDTSLSELHKLLNISDMVICPIDCIRHEAFFVTKRYCDRFRKPCVMLDKSRVTTFYNGIRMLKNLQ
- a CDS encoding multicopper oxidase domain-containing protein; the encoded protein is MASIGFRSIFLNVVFLILAGTAFSSQAAIREYWIAAEKMPWNYAPSGKNQIAEKDGLDVWGETLVYQKYRYVGYHDKDFSKPISQPEWMGILGPQIRAEVGDTVNVHFLNKTDRPLSIHPHGMLYDKDNEGADGGKGALVLPQKRYTYTWIVDEASGPGPNDPSSIVWLYHSHVMAEEEMNLGLVGTIVVTRKGMARSSEDPSPNDVDREFTALYMIFDEEDGEESGLKHAVNGRIFGNLSGYETYLGEKARWHIVALGNEEDNHTIHWHGQTVLHHGRRTDVIEVMPASMATVDMVTRSPGNWLFHCHVNDHMMAGMSTRWIVHNPQ